The Gasterosteus aculeatus chromosome 8, fGasAcu3.hap1.1, whole genome shotgun sequence genome has a window encoding:
- the LOC120824065 gene encoding cytochrome P450 2J6 isoform X1 has translation MSLCGFLLRFGLPEFLLLFFAFLLLVCFWAKKDPPNFPPGPPSLPFLGNIFNIESKQPHIYLTKLADVYGNVFCIRLGRHRTVFVSGWKMVKEAIVTQADHFVDRPYSPMVTRIYSGNSAGLFFSNGKVWRRQRRFAMSTLRTFGLANSSMEQSICEESRHLQEALEKEKGEPFDPVPLINNAVANIICQIVFGRRFDYTDHNFQSMLRNLTDMAYLEGSIWALLYDAFPAVMKHVPGPHNGIFRSSRSLEASIRAEIERHKLDLDPTNPRDYIDLFLIEEKHSKNRDLGFDEGNLVLCCLDLFLAGSETTSKTLQWGLVYLIKSPHIQAKVQAEIDGVIGPTRHPTMADRPNLPFTDAVIHEIQRVGNVVPLNGLRMAAKDTTLGGYFIPKGTSVMTNLTSVLFDPAEWEKPDSFHPAHFLDAGGRFVRREAFLPFSAGKRACLGEGLARAELFLFFVTLLQKYHFTTLEGVELRGDGVIGATRTPHPFKVYAEAR, from the exons ATGTCGCTGTGTGGTTTCCTCCTGAGGTTTGGTCTGCCGgaatttctgcttttgttttttgcatttctCCTTCTGGTGTGTTTTTGGGCCAAAAAGGATCCACCCAATTTCCCTCCAGGACCGCCATCCCTCCCTTTTTTGGGAAACATATTCAATATTGAATCTAAACAGCCTCATATTTACTTAACCAAG CTCGCTGATGTTTATGGGAATGTGTTCTGCATACGTCTGGGGAGACACAGAACCGTGTTTGTTTCTGGGTGGAAGATGGTGAAAGAGGCCATAGTCACACAGGCCGACCACTTTGTGGACCGGCCTTACAGTCCAATGGTGACCAGAATTTATTCAGGGAACTCAG CAGGTCTTTTCTTCAGTAATGGGAAGGTGTGGCGGAGACAGCGGCGTTTTGCCATGTCCACGTTAAGAACCTTCGGCCTGGCCAACAGCTCCATGGAGCAGAGCATCTGTGAGGAGAGTCGCCATCTGCAGGAGgcgctggagaaggagaaag GAGAGCCATTTGACCCTGTGCCCCTGATAAACAACGCTGTGGCCAACATCATCTGCCAGATCGTGTTTGGGAGACGCTTCGACTACACCGACCACAACTTCCAGAGCATGCTGAGGAATCTGACCGACATGGCCTATCTGGAGGGCTCTATATGGGCCCTG CTATACGATGCATTCCCAGCAGTCATGAAACATGTGCCTGGTCCTCACAACGGCATCTTCAGGAGCTCCAGGTCTTTGGAGGCATCCATCAGAGCAGAGATAGAGCGGCATAAGTTGGATCTGGACCCCACAAACCCACGAGATTACATCGACCTCTTCCTCATCGAGGAGAAA CACAGCAAAAACCGGGACTTGGGTTTTGATGAGGGCAACCTCGTTCTGTGTTGTCTGGATCTGTTCCTGGCTGGGAGCGAGACCACTTCCAAGACCCTGCAGTGGGGCCTTGTCTACCTCATCAAGAGCCCTCACATTCAGG CCAAAGTGCAGGCAGAGATAGACGGAGTGATCGGACCGACCCGCCACCCCACGATGGCTGACAGACCCAACCTGCCCTTCACCGACGCTGTAATCCACGAGATCCAGAGGGTGGGAAACGTTGTTCCTCTCAATGGACTCAGAATGGCCGCCAAGGACACCACGCTGGGTGGCTACTTCATACCCAAG GGAACCTCGGTGATGACCAACCTCACCTCGGTGCTCTTTGACCCGGCTGAGTGGGAGAAGCCGGACTCCTTCCACCCGGCTCACTTCCTGGATGCTGGAGGGAGGTTTGTGAGGAGGGAAGCGTTTTTACCTTTTTCTGCAG GAAAAAGGGCGTGTCTCGGTGAAGGACTCGCGAGGGCagagctcttcctcttcttcgtcaCTCTGCTGCAGAAATATCACTTCACCACTCTGGAGGGGGTCGAGCTGAGAGGAGACGGCGTCATTGGAGCGACTCGCACGCCTCATCCCTTTAAGGTCTACGCTGAAGCTCGCTGA
- the hook1 gene encoding protein Hook homolog 1, producing the protein MEPRDPARSESLVIWLQTFNTPAPCRTVEDLTTGAAISQALYQIDPAWFSDGWLSRIKADVDDNWRLKMNNLKKILQMVVDYYSEVLAQEISTFSLPDVAVVAEHSDPVELGRLLQLVLGCAVRCERKQEYIQIIMTLEESVQHVVMTAIQELMSREIVGPLGVEPSGDLELQLKKALEDLAELQAEKDALAQRCQELDIQVAVLQEERNSLLAENDVLTDRASQLDTFDDPSTPSGRKHSQLQQHVEAMQEENFRLEAAKDDYRIHCEELEKQLIEVQHRNDELTGLAEESRALKDELDVLRSCSDRVVVLEASVDTYKRKLENLGDLKRQMKLLEENNTTYMHNTVSLEEELRKANAARAQLETYKRQVQELHRKVTEESRRADNLAYEMKKLEEKHEAVMKEKERTIMERDSLKEINEEMRCSQAQQQHFSQTGILPSSSHENLAAELIPIEYREMFIRLQHDNKMLSVQQEDFEREKISSLQDQLEDAQRTRSELDTENRLSRERISELQQQVEDLQKALQCQGAKSDDSNLKRKLDAHMVQLNEAQDEIMKKKELLEDLQPDNTPTSSKLEELNAALKKKDDDMRAMEERYKMYLEKARNVIRALDPKLNPATAEIQNLRNQLTDRDKQILHLERQCEQNKLREYEEKLMVTAWYNKSLNFQKLALESRLGGCPASARPPTPSFLSQQRHVSNAPRRALSISATSATSK; encoded by the exons ATGGAGCCGAGGGACCCGGCGCGCAGCGAGAGCCTCGTCATCTGG CTGCAGACCTTCAACACTCCGGCGCCCTGCAGAACGGTTGAGGATCTGACTACTGGAGCAGCGATCTCACAGGCCCTGTATCAGAT AGACCCGGCATGGTTCTCTGACGGGTGGCTCAGCCGCATCAAAGCAGACGTTGATGACAACTGGAGACTGAAG aTGAACAACCTGAAGAAGATCCTTCAGATGGTGGTGGATTATTACAGTGAG GTCTTGGCCCAGGAGATCTCCACCTTCTCTTTGCCCGACGTGGCCGTGGTGGCGGAGCACTCTGACCCGGTGGAGCTGGGCAGGCTGCTGCAGCTCGTCCTGGGCTGTGCTGTCAGATGTGAGCGTAAACAAG AATACATTCAGATCATCATGACCTTGGAGGAGTCCGTACAGCACGTTGTCATGACAGCCATCCAGGAG CTCATGAGCAGAGAGATCGTCGGCCCGTTGGGAGTAGAACCGTCCGGAGACTTGGAGCTGCAG CTGAAAAAAGCCCTGGAGGATCTCGCTGAGCTTCAAGCTGAAAAGGACGCGTTAGCTCAGCGCTGCCAAGAGCTGGACATCCAG GTGGCCGTCCTGCAGGAAGAGCGGAACAGCTTATTGGCTGAGAACGACGTCCTGACGGACCGCGCCAGTCAGCTGGACACGTTCGACGACCCGAGCACCCCCTCCGGGAGGAAGCacagccagctgcagcagcatgtGGAGGCGATGCAGGAAGAGAACTTCAG GCTGGAGGCGGCGAAGGATGATTACCGGATCCACtgtgaggagctggagaagcagctgaTTGAGGTCCAGCACCGCAACGACGAGCTCACCGGCCTGGCAGAAGAGTCTCGGGCACTCAAAGATGAACTGGACGTTCTGAG GAGCTGCTCTGATCgggtggtggtgctggaggCCTCTGTGGACACATACAAACGTAAACTGGAGAATTTGGGTGATCTAAAGAGGCAGatgaagctgctggaggagaacaacaCGACCTACATGCACAACACCGTCAgcttggaggaggagctgcgTAAAGCCAACGCGGCCCGCGCTCAGCTGGAGACCTACAAGAGACAG GTCCAGGAGCTACACAGGAAAGTGACGGAGGAGTCTCGGCGAGCAGACAACCTGGCCTACGAGatgaagaagctggaggagaagcacgAAGCTGTGATGAaggaaaaagag AGGACCATCATGGAGAGAGATTCTCTGAAGGAAATCAACGAGGAGATGAGATGTTCTCAGGCTCAGCAGCAACATTTCTCCCAAACCG GGATCCTTCCTTCCAGCAGCCATGAGAACCTGGCAGCTGAGCTCATTCCCATCGAGTACAG AGAGATGTTCATCCGGCTGCAGCATGACAACAAGATGCTCAGTGTCCAGCAGGAGGActttgagagagagaagatcTCGTCTCTGCAGGACCAGCTGGAGGACGCTCAGAGGACCAGAAGTGAGCTGGACACAGAGAACCG GTTGAGTCGAGAGCGCATCAGTGAGCTTCAGCAGCAGGTGGAAGATCTGCAGAAAGCACTTCAGTGTCAGGGCGCCAAATCTGACGAT TCCAACCTGAAGAGGAAGCTCGATGCTCACAT GGTCCAGCTGAACGAGGCTCAGGATGAGAtcatgaagaagaaggagctgctggaggaccttCAACCTGATAACACTCCAACCT CCTccaagctggaggagctgaatgctgctctgaagaagaaggacgaCGACATGCGGGCCATGGAGGAGAGGTACAAGATGTACCTGGAGAAGGCTCGCAAC GTGATCCGAGCTCTGGATCCTAAACTGAACCCGGCTACTGCTGAGATCCAGAACCTCAGGAACCAGTTGACAGATCGGGATAAACAGATTCTCCACCTGGAA CGGCAATGTGAGCAGAACAAACTGAGGGAGTACGAGGAGAAGCTGATGGTCACCGCCTGGTACAACAAG AGCCTGAACTTCCAAAAGCTGGCGCTGGAGTCTCGTCTGGGCGGctgccccgcctccgctcgcccccccactccctccttcCTGTCCCAGCAGAGGCACGTTTCAAACGCACCTCGCCGGGCGCTCTCCATCAGCGCGACCTCTGCAACCTCCAAGTAG
- the LOC120824065 gene encoding cytochrome P450 2J6 isoform X3, producing the protein MVKEAIVTQADHFVDRPYSPMVTRIYSGNSAGLFFSNGKVWRRQRRFAMSTLRTFGLANSSMEQSICEESRHLQEALEKEKGEPFDPVPLINNAVANIICQIVFGRRFDYTDHNFQSMLRNLTDMAYLEGSIWALLYDAFPAVMKHVPGPHNGIFRSSRSLEASIRAEIERHKLDLDPTNPRDYIDLFLIEEKHSKNRDLGFDEGNLVLCCLDLFLAGSETTSKTLQWGLVYLIKSPHIQAKVQAEIDGVIGPTRHPTMADRPNLPFTDAVIHEIQRVGNVVPLNGLRMAAKDTTLGGYFIPKGTSVMTNLTSVLFDPAEWEKPDSFHPAHFLDAGGRFVRREAFLPFSAGKRACLGEGLARAELFLFFVTLLQKYHFTTLEGVELRGDGVIGATRTPHPFKVYAEAR; encoded by the exons ATGGTGAAAGAGGCCATAGTCACACAGGCCGACCACTTTGTGGACCGGCCTTACAGTCCAATGGTGACCAGAATTTATTCAGGGAACTCAG CAGGTCTTTTCTTCAGTAATGGGAAGGTGTGGCGGAGACAGCGGCGTTTTGCCATGTCCACGTTAAGAACCTTCGGCCTGGCCAACAGCTCCATGGAGCAGAGCATCTGTGAGGAGAGTCGCCATCTGCAGGAGgcgctggagaaggagaaag GAGAGCCATTTGACCCTGTGCCCCTGATAAACAACGCTGTGGCCAACATCATCTGCCAGATCGTGTTTGGGAGACGCTTCGACTACACCGACCACAACTTCCAGAGCATGCTGAGGAATCTGACCGACATGGCCTATCTGGAGGGCTCTATATGGGCCCTG CTATACGATGCATTCCCAGCAGTCATGAAACATGTGCCTGGTCCTCACAACGGCATCTTCAGGAGCTCCAGGTCTTTGGAGGCATCCATCAGAGCAGAGATAGAGCGGCATAAGTTGGATCTGGACCCCACAAACCCACGAGATTACATCGACCTCTTCCTCATCGAGGAGAAA CACAGCAAAAACCGGGACTTGGGTTTTGATGAGGGCAACCTCGTTCTGTGTTGTCTGGATCTGTTCCTGGCTGGGAGCGAGACCACTTCCAAGACCCTGCAGTGGGGCCTTGTCTACCTCATCAAGAGCCCTCACATTCAGG CCAAAGTGCAGGCAGAGATAGACGGAGTGATCGGACCGACCCGCCACCCCACGATGGCTGACAGACCCAACCTGCCCTTCACCGACGCTGTAATCCACGAGATCCAGAGGGTGGGAAACGTTGTTCCTCTCAATGGACTCAGAATGGCCGCCAAGGACACCACGCTGGGTGGCTACTTCATACCCAAG GGAACCTCGGTGATGACCAACCTCACCTCGGTGCTCTTTGACCCGGCTGAGTGGGAGAAGCCGGACTCCTTCCACCCGGCTCACTTCCTGGATGCTGGAGGGAGGTTTGTGAGGAGGGAAGCGTTTTTACCTTTTTCTGCAG GAAAAAGGGCGTGTCTCGGTGAAGGACTCGCGAGGGCagagctcttcctcttcttcgtcaCTCTGCTGCAGAAATATCACTTCACCACTCTGGAGGGGGTCGAGCTGAGAGGAGACGGCGTCATTGGAGCGACTCGCACGCCTCATCCCTTTAAGGTCTACGCTGAAGCTCGCTGA
- the pfas gene encoding LOW QUALITY PROTEIN: phosphoribosylformylglycinamidine synthase (The sequence of the model RefSeq protein was modified relative to this genomic sequence to represent the inferred CDS: deleted 1 base in 1 codon), whose product MRTPRNGSHVAAGSSFPSAEPASATSEPSKEKLLQDRNRTLRVFIPKPDYQTASLMAVVRFYSDEAVNQRMQRAAKLHPHLSITTELCYNVELTEPISTEQTEVLLWLFRPPFQAEPLSLKPKLTEGAEEKLVEIGPRLNFSTSWSTNTVSICQSIGINIVTRVELSIRVLIKPMKGQTLKHLEGDVRTLIGRLHDNMTQCIYERPITSFAVATEPQPVLEVDVLQRGRAALEEVNEDLGLAFDSWDLDFYTSMFQRIGRNPTSVECFDLAQSNSEHSRHWFFRGRMQIDGLYQDETLFSLIMKTQNQSNNNNVIKFCDNSSGIRGVELQCLYPRDPSRSSSYETRTSLRHVIFTAETHNFPTGVAPFSGATTGTGGRIRDVQSAGRGGHVIAGTAGYCFGNLHVPGYVLPWEAEGEGWEYPPSFAPPLQVALEASDGASDYGNKFGEPVLSGFARSFGMRLTDGERREWIKPIMFSGGLGSIEDTHVKKQEAETGMEVVKIGGPVYRIGVGGGAASSVQVQGDNSSDRDLGAVQRGDPEMEQKMNRALRACLERSGGNPICSIHDQGAGGNGNVLKELSEPAGARIYCSRFKKGDPTLSVLELWGAEYQESNALLLRPADRDFLETVCKREKCPVDFVGNITGDGKAVEVERGGAEGGRPPVDLQLDWVLGKMPQKEFQMERMTSNLRPLALPGGLKVREALDRVLRLPAVASKRYLTNKVDRSVTGLVAQQQCVGPLHTPLADVAVVALSPFGQQGAATAIGEQPIKGLLSPAAGARMAVGEALTNLVFAKVTALKDVKCSGNWMWAAKLPGEGASLWDACGAMCEVMGQLGVAIDGGKDSLSMAARVGEETVKAPGALVISAYAVCSDITATVTPDLEDPDGKGVLLWVPISPGLHRLGGSALAQVFSQLGDCCPDMDRPEVLVSCFNVTQELVQDRLLTAGHDVSDGGLISCLLEMAFAGNRGMDVELCSDGAGVVELLFSEELGLVLEVSELHVETVCRRYEDAGVRCLRVGRTRGFGPESEVRVRVDGLEVLRETLPSLRASWEDTSFQLERLQANEICVRQEEEGLATRTQPYFHLTFDPREAPSISLRPRVAVVREEGSNGDREMCASLYMGGFEVWDVNMQDLCSGSTTLESFRAVVFVGGFSYADVLGSAKGWAATIAYNPKAKAEFDRFRQRGDTLSLGVCNGCQLLALLGWVGGDQDQDQDGAESDVVLTHNQSGRFESRFVSVGIQKSPSLWLSGMEGSALGVWVAHGEGLMHFRSPLVQDRIVSGGLAPLRYLDDQGLPTEDYPQNPNGSPRGVAGLCSGDGRHLALMPHPERCTLSWQWPWAPPALRPSLTPSPWLRMFQNAAAWCSTVAP is encoded by the exons tcaTGGCTGTAGTCCGGTTCTACAGTGATGAAGCGGTAAACCAGCGAATGCAGAGAGCCGCGAAGCTCCACCCACACCTGTCCATCACCACGGAGCTGTGCTACAATGTGGAGCTGACAG agccaATCAGCACCGAGCAGACGGAGGTTCTGCTCTGGTTGTTCCGCCCTCCTTTTCAGGCTGAGCCGCTGTCACTCAAACCCAAGCTCACGGAGGGAGCCGAGGAGAAGCTAGTGGAGATTGgaccgag GTTGAATTTCTCAACAAgctggtctacaaacacagtcTCCATCTGTCAGAGCATCGGGATCAATATAGTCACCAGAGTAGAGCTGTCAATCAGGGTTCTGATCaag CCAATGAAGGGACAGACCCTGAAGCATCTGGAAGGAGACGTGAGGACGCTGATTGgtcgtctccatgacaacatgACTCAATGCATCTATGAACGTCCCATAACCTCGTTCGCCGTGGCGACGGAGCCACAGCCGGTGCTGGAGGTGGACGTCCTGCAGAGAGGTCGAGCTGCTCTGGAGGAGGTCAACGAGGACCTGG gtcTTGCCTTTGACTCCTGGGATCTGGATTTCTACACGTCGATGTTTCAGAGGATTGGAAGGAACCCGACTAGTGTGGAATGTTTCGACCTGGCTCAGTCCAACAG tgAGCACAGCCGTCACTGGTTCTTTCGAGGTCGGATGCAGATCGACGGTCTGTATCAGGATGAAACTCTCTTCAGCCTCATCATGAAAACTCAGAaccaaagcaacaacaacaacgtcatCAAGTTCTGTGAcaacagcag tggCATTAGGGGGGTGGAGCTTCAGTGTCTTTACCCCAGGGACCCGTCCCGTTCCAGCTCTTATGAGACGAGGACGTCTCTGAGACACGTCATCTTCACCGCGGAGACACACAACTTCCCAACAG GCGTCGCCCCCTTCAGCGGAGCCACCACGGGGACGGGGGGCCGTATCCGGGACGTGCAGAGTGCCGGGCGGGGGGGCCACGTCATCGCCGGCACGGCGGGCTACTGCTTCGGGAACCTGCACGTTCCAG GGTACGTCCTCCCctgggaggcagagggggaggggtgggagtaCCCCCCCAGCTTCGCCCCCCCGCTGCAAGTGGCCCTGGAGGCCAGCGATGGAGCCTCGGACTATGGGAACAAGTTTGGAGAACCCGTCCTGtcgg GGTTCGCTCGTTCCTTCGGCATGCGGCTGACGGACGGAGAACGTAGAGAATGGATCAAACCCATCATGTTCAGCGGGGGCCTTGGATCCATCGAGGACACTCACGTGAAGAAGCAGGAGGCAGAAactg GAATGGAGGTGGTGAAGATCGGAGGTCCCGTGTACAGGATCGGTGTGGGAGGGGGAGCagcctcgtctgtgcag GTCCAGGGGGACAACAGCAGCGACAGGGACCTGGGGGCGGTGCAGAGAGGAGACCCCGAGATGGAGCAGAAGATGAACCGAGCTCTCCGAGCGTGTCTGGAGAGAAGCGGCGGGAACCCGATCTGCAGCATCCACGACCAGGGAGCCGGAGGCAACG GCAACGTGCTGAAGGAGCTCAGCGAGCCGGCAGGAGCCCGGATCTACTGCAGCAGGTTCAAG AAAGGAGACCCCACCCTCAGTGTGCTGGAGCTGTGGGGGGCGGAGTATCAGGAGAGCAACGCCCTGCTGCTCCGCCCAGCCGATCGGGACTTCCTGGAGACGGTGTGTAAGAGGGAGAAGTGTCCCGTGGACTTTGTGGGAAACATCACCGGAGACGGCAAGGCAG tggaggtaga gagggggggggcggagggaggacGCCCCCCTGTGGACCTGCAGCTGGACTGGGTCCTGGGGAAGATGCCCCAGAAGGAGTTTCAGATGGAACGCATGACCTCCAACCTTCGGCCTCTGGCTCTTCCTGGGGggctgaaggtcagagaggctCTGGACAGAGTTCTGCGTCTTCCTGCTGTGGCTTCCAAGCGCTACCTGACCAACaag GTGGACCGGTCCGTGACGGGGCTTGTTGCTCAGCAACAGTGTGTGGgccccctccacaccccccTGGCGGATGTGGCCGTGGTCGCTCTGTCTCCGTTTGGTCAGCAGGGGGCGGCGACCGCCATCGGTGAACAGCCAATCAAAGGCCTCCTAAGTCCCGCTGCGGGGGCCCGGATGGCTGTGGGAGAGGCCCTCACCAACCTGGTGTTCGCCAAAGTCACCGCGctcaag GATGTGAAGTGCAGTGGTAACTGGATGTGGGCGGCCAAGCTGCCCGGGGAGGGGGCCTCTCTGTGGGACGCCTGTGGGGCCATGTGTGAGGTCATGGGTCAGCTGGGCGTGGCCATCGATGGAGGCAAGGACTCTCTGAGCATGGCGGCCCGGGTGGGGGAGGAGACTGTCAAAGCTCCAG GTGCTCTGGTGATCTCTGCCTACGCTGTCTGTTCTGACATCACGGCCACGGTGACCCCCGACCTGGAGGATCCTGACGGGAAAG GCGTGCTGCTCTGGGTTCCCATCAGTCCGGGCCTCCATCGTCTGGGGGGCTCGGCTCTGGCTCAGGTCTTTAGCCAGCTTGGGGACTGCTGTCCCGACATGGACCGGCCTGAGGTTCTGGTCTCCTGCTTCAACGTGACCCAGGAGCTGGTTCAGG ATCGCTTGCTGACTGCAGGACATGACGTCAGCGATGGAGGCCTCATCTCCTGTTTGCTAGAGATGGCGTTCGCAGGAAACCGTGGGATGGACGTCGAACTCTGCTCAGACGGAGCTGGAG TGGTGGAGCTGCTGTTCAGCGAGGAGCTCGGTCTGGTCCTGGAGGTTTCTGAGCTCCACGTAGAAACGGTGTGTCGGCGATACGAAGACGCCGGCGTGCGGTGTCTCCGTGTGGGGAGGACTCGCGGCTTTGGACCGGAGTCTGAG GTCAGAGTTCGCGTGGACGGACTCGAGGTTCTGAGGGAAACGCTGCCGAGCCTCCGAGCATCATGGGAGGACACCAGCTTCCAGCTGGAGCGCCTCCAGGCCAACGAGATCTGTgtgagacaggaggaggaggggctcgCTACGAGGACGCAACCCTACTTccacctgacctttgacccccgcgAAGCACCCAGCATCAGCCTGA GGCCTCGGGTTGCcgtggtgagggaggagggcagTAACGGGGACCGCGAGATGTGTGCGTCCCTCTACATGGGGGGCTTTGAG gtTTGGGACGTGAACATGCAGGACCTTTGCTCCGGCTCCACGACGCTGGAGTCCTTCAGAGCCGTGGTGTTTGTTGGTGGATTCAGTTACGCAGACGTCCTGGGATCAGCTAAAg GCTGGGCTGCTACTATCGCCTACAACCCAAAGGCCAAGGCGGAGTTTGATCGATTCCGCCAGCGAGGCGACACTCTGAGTCTGGGAGTTTGTAACGGCTGCCAGCTGCTGGCCCTGCTcggctgggtggggggggaccaggaccaggaccaggacggGGCGG AGTCCGACGTGGTGCTGACTCACAACCAGTCGGGCCGGTTTGAGTCCCGGTTCGTTAGCGTCGGCATCCAGAAGTCTCCGTCCCTGTGGCTCAGCGGCATGGAGGGCTCGGCCCTGGGGGTCTGGGTTGCACATGGAGAAG GTCTGATGCACTTCCGTAGCCCTCTGGTTCAGGACCGGATTGTTTCTGGTGGTCTCGCCCCACTTCGTTACCTTGACGACCAGGGTCTGCCCACCGAGGACTACCCCCAGAACCCCAACGGATCCCCACGGGGGGTAGCGGGGCTCTGCTCTGGGGACGGGAGGCATCTGGCCCTGATGCCCCACCCGGAGCGCTGCACCCTTAGCTGGCAGTGGCCCTGGGCCCCCCCGGCCCTGCGGCCCTCCCTTACGCCGTCTCCGTGGTTACGCATGTTCCAGAATGCGGCGGCCTGGTGCAGCACCGTGGCACCGTAG
- the LOC120824065 gene encoding cytochrome P450 2J6 isoform X2, whose amino-acid sequence MSLCGFLLRFGLPEFLLLFFAFLLLVCFWAKKDPPNFPPGPPSLPFLGNIFNIESKQPHIYLTKLADVYGNVFCIRLGRHRTVFVSGWKMVKEAIVTQADHFVDRPYSPMVTRIYSGNSGLFFSNGKVWRRQRRFAMSTLRTFGLANSSMEQSICEESRHLQEALEKEKGEPFDPVPLINNAVANIICQIVFGRRFDYTDHNFQSMLRNLTDMAYLEGSIWALLYDAFPAVMKHVPGPHNGIFRSSRSLEASIRAEIERHKLDLDPTNPRDYIDLFLIEEKHSKNRDLGFDEGNLVLCCLDLFLAGSETTSKTLQWGLVYLIKSPHIQAKVQAEIDGVIGPTRHPTMADRPNLPFTDAVIHEIQRVGNVVPLNGLRMAAKDTTLGGYFIPKGTSVMTNLTSVLFDPAEWEKPDSFHPAHFLDAGGRFVRREAFLPFSAGKRACLGEGLARAELFLFFVTLLQKYHFTTLEGVELRGDGVIGATRTPHPFKVYAEAR is encoded by the exons ATGTCGCTGTGTGGTTTCCTCCTGAGGTTTGGTCTGCCGgaatttctgcttttgttttttgcatttctCCTTCTGGTGTGTTTTTGGGCCAAAAAGGATCCACCCAATTTCCCTCCAGGACCGCCATCCCTCCCTTTTTTGGGAAACATATTCAATATTGAATCTAAACAGCCTCATATTTACTTAACCAAG CTCGCTGATGTTTATGGGAATGTGTTCTGCATACGTCTGGGGAGACACAGAACCGTGTTTGTTTCTGGGTGGAAGATGGTGAAAGAGGCCATAGTCACACAGGCCGACCACTTTGTGGACCGGCCTTACAGTCCAATGGTGACCAGAATTTATTCAGGGAACTCAG GTCTTTTCTTCAGTAATGGGAAGGTGTGGCGGAGACAGCGGCGTTTTGCCATGTCCACGTTAAGAACCTTCGGCCTGGCCAACAGCTCCATGGAGCAGAGCATCTGTGAGGAGAGTCGCCATCTGCAGGAGgcgctggagaaggagaaag GAGAGCCATTTGACCCTGTGCCCCTGATAAACAACGCTGTGGCCAACATCATCTGCCAGATCGTGTTTGGGAGACGCTTCGACTACACCGACCACAACTTCCAGAGCATGCTGAGGAATCTGACCGACATGGCCTATCTGGAGGGCTCTATATGGGCCCTG CTATACGATGCATTCCCAGCAGTCATGAAACATGTGCCTGGTCCTCACAACGGCATCTTCAGGAGCTCCAGGTCTTTGGAGGCATCCATCAGAGCAGAGATAGAGCGGCATAAGTTGGATCTGGACCCCACAAACCCACGAGATTACATCGACCTCTTCCTCATCGAGGAGAAA CACAGCAAAAACCGGGACTTGGGTTTTGATGAGGGCAACCTCGTTCTGTGTTGTCTGGATCTGTTCCTGGCTGGGAGCGAGACCACTTCCAAGACCCTGCAGTGGGGCCTTGTCTACCTCATCAAGAGCCCTCACATTCAGG CCAAAGTGCAGGCAGAGATAGACGGAGTGATCGGACCGACCCGCCACCCCACGATGGCTGACAGACCCAACCTGCCCTTCACCGACGCTGTAATCCACGAGATCCAGAGGGTGGGAAACGTTGTTCCTCTCAATGGACTCAGAATGGCCGCCAAGGACACCACGCTGGGTGGCTACTTCATACCCAAG GGAACCTCGGTGATGACCAACCTCACCTCGGTGCTCTTTGACCCGGCTGAGTGGGAGAAGCCGGACTCCTTCCACCCGGCTCACTTCCTGGATGCTGGAGGGAGGTTTGTGAGGAGGGAAGCGTTTTTACCTTTTTCTGCAG GAAAAAGGGCGTGTCTCGGTGAAGGACTCGCGAGGGCagagctcttcctcttcttcgtcaCTCTGCTGCAGAAATATCACTTCACCACTCTGGAGGGGGTCGAGCTGAGAGGAGACGGCGTCATTGGAGCGACTCGCACGCCTCATCCCTTTAAGGTCTACGCTGAAGCTCGCTGA